In the genome of Pseudomonas sp. P5_109, one region contains:
- the xdhA gene encoding xanthine dehydrogenase small subunit — MIQFLLNQELRSEHALDPNLTVLNYLRDHVGKPGTKEGCASGDCGACTVVVGELQTDDDGREHIRYRSLNSCLTFVSSLHGKQLISVEDLKHKGELHSVQKAMVECHGSQCGFCTPGFVMSLFALQKNSDAPDHAKAHEALAGNLCRCTGYRPILEAAEQSCCGKQPDQFDAREAETIARLKAIAPTDIGELNSGDKRCLVPLTVADLADLYDAYPQARLLAGGTDLALEVTQFHRTLPVMIYVGNVAEMKRIDRFDDRLEIGAATSLSDCYEALNAEYPDFGELLHRFASLQIRNQGTLGGNIGNASPIGDSPPLLIALGAQIVLCKGETRRTMALEDYFIDYRVTARQESEFIEKIIVPRACVEKLFRAYKVSKRLDDDISAVCAAFNIRLENGVVAEARVAFGGMAAIPKRAAACEAALLGSPFNNASVERACAALGEDFTPLSDFRASKEYRLLSAQNLLRKYFIELQTPHIETRVTAYV, encoded by the coding sequence GTGATCCAGTTTTTACTAAACCAGGAACTCCGTAGCGAGCACGCCCTGGACCCGAACCTGACCGTGCTCAATTATCTGCGCGACCATGTGGGCAAGCCCGGCACCAAAGAAGGCTGCGCCAGCGGTGACTGCGGCGCCTGCACCGTGGTGGTTGGCGAATTGCAGACCGATGATGACGGTCGCGAACACATTCGTTATCGCAGCCTCAACTCGTGCCTGACCTTCGTGTCGTCCCTGCACGGCAAGCAATTGATCAGCGTTGAAGACCTCAAGCACAAAGGTGAACTGCACAGCGTGCAGAAAGCCATGGTCGAGTGCCACGGCTCGCAATGCGGCTTCTGCACTCCCGGTTTCGTGATGTCGCTGTTTGCCCTGCAAAAGAACAGCGACGCACCGGATCATGCCAAGGCCCACGAAGCACTCGCCGGCAACCTCTGCCGCTGCACTGGCTACCGGCCGATCCTGGAAGCCGCCGAGCAGTCCTGCTGTGGCAAACAACCGGATCAGTTCGATGCCCGTGAAGCCGAGACCATCGCGCGCCTGAAAGCCATTGCCCCGACCGATATCGGCGAACTCAACAGCGGCGACAAACGCTGCCTGGTGCCGCTGACCGTGGCCGACCTGGCCGACCTCTACGACGCTTATCCACAGGCCCGCCTGCTGGCCGGCGGTACCGACCTGGCGTTGGAAGTGACGCAGTTCCACCGCACCTTGCCGGTGATGATCTACGTCGGCAACGTCGCCGAGATGAAACGCATCGACCGTTTTGACGATCGCCTGGAAATCGGCGCCGCCACCTCCCTTTCCGACTGCTACGAGGCCTTGAACGCCGAGTATCCGGATTTCGGTGAATTGCTGCACCGCTTCGCCTCCTTGCAGATCCGCAACCAGGGCACCCTCGGCGGCAACATCGGCAACGCCTCGCCGATCGGTGACTCGCCGCCGCTGCTGATCGCACTGGGCGCGCAAATCGTCCTGTGCAAAGGCGAAACCCGCCGCACCATGGCCCTGGAAGATTACTTCATCGATTACCGCGTCACTGCGCGCCAGGAAAGCGAGTTCATCGAGAAGATCATCGTGCCGCGCGCCTGCGTCGAAAAACTGTTCCGCGCCTACAAGGTGTCCAAGCGCCTGGACGATGACATCTCTGCTGTCTGTGCCGCCTTCAACATTCGCCTGGAAAACGGCGTAGTGGCTGAAGCCCGCGTCGCCTTCGGTGGCATGGCGGCCATCCCGAAACGTGCCGCTGCCTGCGAAGCCGCGCTGCTCGGCTCGCCATTCAACAACGCCAGCGTTGAGCGCGCCTGCGCTGCCCTGGGCGAAGACTTCACGCCGCTCTCGGATTTCCGCGCCAGCAAGGAATATCGCCTGCTCAGCGCGCAGAACCTGCTGCGCAAATACTTCATCGAACTGCAAACACCGCACATCGAGACTCGGGTGACCGCTTATGTCTAA
- a CDS encoding GntR family transcriptional regulator, whose amino-acid sequence MTFKAPDSLAEQIAHHLAERIIRGEMKPGERIQEQKVTLALNVSRGSVREALLILERRHLIAILPRRGAHVTELTPHKVQSLCTLMSEMYILLANAVANGWKVQADLAPFVQIQQRLAASYERQDIHAFVDDSFSVMRATYSFANNPYLQETVENLQPAMSRAYFLALDQRKASMSEYLELFERLLAAVIARDFAQIRVVLTAYAQRSCDLVISALTDA is encoded by the coding sequence ATGACGTTCAAGGCGCCGGACAGCCTCGCCGAGCAAATCGCTCACCACCTCGCCGAACGCATCATTCGCGGCGAAATGAAGCCCGGGGAGCGCATCCAGGAACAGAAGGTCACGCTGGCCCTCAATGTCAGCCGTGGTTCGGTCCGCGAGGCTTTGCTGATCCTCGAGCGTCGGCACCTGATCGCGATCCTGCCGCGCCGTGGCGCTCATGTGACGGAACTCACCCCGCACAAGGTGCAGAGCCTGTGCACGCTGATGAGCGAAATGTACATCCTGCTCGCCAATGCCGTGGCCAATGGCTGGAAAGTCCAGGCCGATCTGGCGCCGTTCGTGCAGATTCAGCAGCGCCTGGCGGCCAGCTACGAGCGCCAGGACATCCATGCCTTCGTCGACGACAGTTTCAGCGTGATGCGCGCCACGTACTCGTTCGCCAACAACCCGTACTTGCAGGAAACCGTCGAGAATCTGCAGCCGGCCATGAGCCGTGCCTATTTCCTTGCCCTGGACCAGCGCAAGGCGTCGATGAGCGAGTACCTGGAGCTGTTCGAACGCCTGCTTGCCGCCGTGATCGCCCGTGACTTCGCGCAGATTCGCGTGGTGCTGACGGCTTACGCCCAGCGCAGTTGCGATCTGGTGATCTCCGCTCTGACGGACGCCTGA
- the smc gene encoding chromosome segregation protein SMC, translating into MRLKCIKLAGFKSFVDPTTVNFPSNMAAVVGPNGCGKSNIIDAVRWVMGESSAKNLRGESMTDVIFNGSTSRKPVSQASIELVFDNSDGTLLGEYAAYAEISIRRKVTRDSQTTYYLNGTKCRRRDITDIFLGTGLGPRSYSIIEQGMISKLIESKPEDLRNFIEEAAGISKYKERRRETENRIRRTHENLERLTDLREELERQLERLHRQAEAAKKYQEFKGEERQLKAQLSALRWQALNDQVGQREAIIGNQEVSFEALVAEQRNADASIERLRDGHHDLSERFNLVQGRFYSVGGDIARVEQSIQHGQQRLRQLQDDLKEAERARLETESHLGHDRTLLLTLGEELDMLTPEQEVTSAAAEEAAAALEESETTMHGWQEQWDTFNLTAAEPRRQAEVQQSRIQQLETSLERLADRQKRLGEERALLSADPEDAAIMELSEQLAESEATLEDLQTSEEAQVEKLEQLRQQLQQTLTAQQQAQGDLQRLNGRLASLEALQQAALDPGTGTAEWLREQNLANRPRLAEGLKVEAGWELAVETVLGADLQAVLVDDFNDFDLSGFTQGDLRLLSPASDGVRMPGSLLDKVEAQIDLSPWLGQVKPVDSLEQALALRSQLAAGQSLISRDGYWVGRHFLRVRRASEAESGVLARGQEIQQLGLEREEREAAVETLETQLQNLRAQQRQQENGREHLRRLLQDEARQQGELKAQLSAGKAKAEQLTLRRTRLDEELTELDEQRALEHENIGEARLQLQEALDSMALDTEQRELLLAQRDSLRERLDRVRQEARQHKDHAHQLAVRLGSLKAQHDSTRQALERLEMQSERLTEKREQLSLNLEEGEAPLEELRLKLEELLDKRMTVDEELKTAQIALEDADRELRDAEKRRSQAEQQSQLIRGQLETQRMEWQALTVRRKTLQDQLLEDGYDLHGVLATLTAEANEKDAEEELERIAARIQRLGAINLAAIDEYQQQSERKRYLDAQNDDLVEALETLENVIRKIDKETRNRFKDTFDQINGGLQALFPKVFGGGRAYLELTGEDLLDTGVTIMAQPPGKKNSTIHLLSGGEKALTALALVFAIFKLNPAPFCMLDEVDAPLDDANVGRYARLVKEMSQTVQFIYITHNKIAMEMADQLMGVTMHEPGCSRLVAVDVEEAMAMVDA; encoded by the coding sequence TTGCGGCTCAAGTGCATCAAGCTGGCGGGGTTCAAGTCCTTCGTCGACCCGACCACGGTGAACTTCCCCAGTAACATGGCGGCGGTGGTCGGGCCCAATGGTTGCGGCAAATCGAACATCATCGACGCCGTGCGCTGGGTGATGGGCGAGAGTTCGGCGAAGAACCTGCGTGGCGAGTCGATGACCGACGTCATCTTCAACGGCTCGACCAGCCGCAAGCCAGTGAGCCAGGCGAGTATCGAGCTGGTGTTCGATAACTCCGACGGCACACTGCTTGGTGAATATGCTGCTTATGCGGAAATCTCCATTCGCCGCAAAGTGACCCGCGACAGCCAGACCACCTATTACCTCAACGGCACCAAATGCCGGCGTCGCGACATCACCGATATCTTCCTCGGCACCGGTCTCGGCCCGCGCAGCTACTCGATCATCGAACAGGGGATGATCTCCAAGCTGATCGAGTCCAAGCCCGAAGACCTGCGTAACTTCATCGAAGAAGCCGCGGGCATCTCCAAGTACAAGGAGCGCCGGCGCGAGACGGAAAACCGTATCCGCCGCACCCACGAAAACCTTGAGCGCCTGACCGACCTGCGTGAAGAGCTTGAGCGTCAGCTGGAACGCTTGCACCGCCAGGCCGAGGCCGCCAAGAAGTATCAGGAATTCAAGGGCGAGGAGCGTCAGCTCAAGGCCCAGCTGTCGGCCCTGCGCTGGCAGGCGCTGAACGATCAGGTCGGCCAGCGTGAAGCGATCATCGGCAACCAGGAGGTTTCTTTCGAAGCCCTGGTGGCTGAACAACGCAACGCCGACGCGAGCATCGAGCGCCTGCGTGACGGGCATCACGACCTGTCGGAGCGCTTCAACCTGGTGCAAGGACGCTTCTACTCGGTCGGCGGCGACATCGCCCGGGTCGAGCAGAGCATCCAGCACGGCCAGCAGCGCTTGCGCCAGTTGCAGGACGATTTGAAGGAGGCCGAGCGCGCTCGCCTGGAAACCGAATCCCACCTGGGTCACGACCGCACGCTGCTGCTGACCCTGGGCGAAGAGCTGGACATGCTCACCCCGGAGCAGGAAGTCACCAGCGCCGCCGCCGAAGAGGCCGCTGCCGCCCTGGAAGAATCCGAAACCACCATGCACGGCTGGCAGGAGCAGTGGGATACGTTCAACCTCACCGCCGCCGAGCCGCGCCGTCAGGCCGAAGTGCAGCAGTCGCGGATCCAGCAGCTGGAAACCAGCCTGGAGCGCCTGGCCGATCGCCAGAAGCGTCTTGGCGAAGAACGCGCCTTGCTCTCGGCGGACCCGGAAGACGCGGCGATCATGGAGCTCAGCGAGCAGCTCGCGGAATCCGAGGCGACCCTTGAGGACTTGCAGACCAGCGAAGAAGCCCAGGTCGAAAAGCTTGAGCAACTGCGCCAGCAACTGCAGCAAACGTTGACGGCGCAACAGCAGGCCCAGGGTGATTTACAGCGCCTCAACGGTCGCCTGGCATCGCTCGAAGCCTTGCAGCAAGCCGCGCTCGATCCGGGCACCGGCACCGCCGAATGGCTGCGCGAACAGAATCTTGCGAATCGCCCGCGCCTGGCCGAAGGCCTGAAGGTTGAGGCCGGTTGGGAGCTGGCGGTGGAAACCGTGCTCGGCGCCGACCTGCAAGCGGTGCTGGTGGACGATTTCAACGATTTCGATTTGTCCGGGTTTACCCAGGGCGACTTGCGCTTGCTCAGCCCGGCCAGCGATGGTGTGCGAATGCCGGGCAGCTTGCTGGACAAGGTCGAGGCGCAGATCGATCTGTCGCCATGGCTGGGGCAGGTCAAACCGGTCGACAGCCTCGAACAGGCCCTGGCCTTGCGCAGTCAATTGGCTGCCGGGCAGAGCCTGATCAGCCGTGATGGTTACTGGGTCGGCCGGCACTTCTTGCGTGTGCGTCGGGCCAGCGAAGCCGAAAGCGGTGTGCTCGCCCGTGGTCAGGAAATCCAGCAACTGGGCCTTGAGCGCGAAGAGCGCGAAGCCGCTGTCGAAACCCTGGAAACCCAATTACAGAACCTGCGGGCGCAGCAGCGTCAGCAGGAAAACGGCCGTGAGCATCTGCGCCGTTTGCTGCAAGACGAAGCGCGTCAGCAGGGTGAACTGAAAGCCCAGTTGTCCGCCGGTAAAGCCAAGGCCGAGCAATTGACCCTGCGCCGCACCCGTCTCGACGAAGAGCTCACCGAGCTGGACGAACAGCGAGCCCTGGAGCACGAAAACATCGGCGAAGCGCGCCTGCAATTGCAGGAAGCCCTCGACAGCATGGCGCTGGACACCGAGCAGCGTGAGTTGCTGTTGGCCCAGCGCGACAGTTTGCGTGAACGCCTGGACCGGGTGCGTCAGGAAGCCCGGCAACACAAGGATCACGCCCACCAGTTGGCGGTGCGTCTGGGCTCGCTCAAGGCGCAGCACGATTCCACGCGCCAGGCGCTGGAGCGTCTGGAAATGCAGTCCGAACGCCTGACCGAAAAACGCGAGCAATTGAGCCTCAATCTGGAGGAGGGCGAAGCGCCACTGGAAGAGCTGCGTTTGAAACTCGAAGAGTTGCTCGACAAGCGTATGACTGTCGACGAGGAGCTCAAGACCGCGCAGATCGCCCTCGAAGATGCCGATCGCGAATTGCGCGACGCCGAGAAGCGCCGCAGCCAGGCCGAACAGCAATCGCAGTTGATTCGCGGCCAGCTCGAAACCCAGCGCATGGAATGGCAAGCCCTGACCGTGCGCCGCAAGACTTTGCAGGACCAGTTGCTGGAAGACGGCTACGATCTCCATGGCGTACTCGCGACGTTGACCGCCGAGGCCAACGAGAAGGACGCCGAGGAAGAACTCGAGCGCATCGCCGCGCGAATTCAGCGCCTGGGCGCGATCAACCTCGCAGCCATCGATGAGTACCAGCAACAATCGGAGCGTAAACGTTATCTGGATGCGCAGAACGACGACCTGGTCGAAGCGCTCGAAACCCTCGAGAACGTGATTCGCAAGATCGACAAGGAAACCCGTAACCGCTTCAAGGATACCTTTGATCAGATCAATGGCGGTTTACAGGCGCTTTTCCCAAAAGTTTTCGGTGGAGGCCGCGCGTATTTGGAACTGACGGGCGAAGATCTACTCGATACAGGGGTAACGATCATGGCGCAGCCGCCAGGAAAGAAGAACAGCACCATCCATTTGCTCTCTGGTGGCGAAAAAGCCCTGACCGCATTGGCCCTGGTTTTTGCGATCTTCAAGTTGAATCCGGCGCCGTTCTGCATGCTCGATGAAGTTGACGCGCCATTGGATGACGCTAACGTTGGACGCTACGCGCGGTTGGTAAAAGAGATGTCGCAGACAGTGCAGTTCATCTATATCACCCACAACAAGATCGCCATGGAAATGGCTGATCAACTGATGGGTGTGACGATGCACGAACCCGGTTGTTCACGTCTGGTGGCAGTGGATGTGGAGGAGGCAATGGCGATGGTGGATGCCTGA
- the zipA gene encoding cell division protein ZipA: MEIGLREWLIVIGIIVIAGILFDGWRRMRGGKGKLKFRLDRSLSNLPDEDSSAELLGPPRVLDNHKEPQLDEQDLPSVSMPAREPRESGSKRGKRGHSEPSQGDMNLSLDLDGGPSFSSRDDDFPDDTKSSPSLGDKEQPQAEEVLVISVICRDAAGFKGPALLQNILESGLRFGEMDIFHRHESMAGNGEVLFSMANAVKPGVFDLDDIDHFSTPAVSFFLGLPGPRHPKQAFDVMVAAARKLSQELNGELKDDQRSVLTAQTIEHYRQRIVEFERRALTQKR; encoded by the coding sequence ATGGAAATCGGTCTGCGCGAGTGGCTGATCGTCATCGGCATTATTGTCATTGCCGGTATTCTTTTTGATGGCTGGCGCCGTATGCGCGGCGGCAAGGGAAAACTGAAGTTCCGTCTTGACCGAAGTCTGTCCAACCTGCCGGACGAGGACAGCAGCGCCGAGCTGCTGGGCCCGCCGCGAGTGCTGGACAACCATAAAGAGCCGCAACTGGACGAGCAGGATCTGCCGTCGGTGAGCATGCCGGCCCGTGAGCCTCGCGAGTCGGGCTCCAAGCGCGGCAAGCGTGGCCACAGCGAGCCTTCCCAGGGCGACATGAATCTCAGCCTGGATCTGGATGGTGGCCCGAGCTTCAGCAGCCGCGACGACGACTTCCCGGATGACACCAAGTCCTCGCCATCGCTGGGCGACAAAGAGCAGCCGCAAGCTGAAGAAGTGCTGGTGATCAGCGTGATCTGCCGCGACGCGGCCGGCTTCAAGGGCCCGGCGCTGTTGCAGAACATTCTGGAAAGCGGCCTGCGTTTCGGCGAGATGGATATTTTCCACCGTCACGAAAGCATGGCGGGCAACGGTGAAGTGCTGTTCTCCATGGCCAACGCCGTCAAGCCCGGCGTTTTCGACCTGGACGACATCGATCACTTCAGCACCCCGGCGGTGAGCTTCTTCCTGGGTCTGCCAGGCCCTCGCCATCCGAAGCAAGCGTTCGACGTGATGGTGGCGGCAGCGCGCAAACTGTCCCAGGAGCTCAACGGCGAACTGAAGGACGACCAGCGCAGCGTACTCACCGCACAAACGATTGAGCATTACCGTCAGCGCATCGTCGAATTCGAACGCCGCGCCCTGACTCAGAAGCGTTGA
- the ligA gene encoding NAD-dependent DNA ligase LigA, translated as MTAAKNRILELRAELDQHNYRYHVLDEPSIPDAEYDRLFNELKALEAANPELITSDSPTQRVGSAALSAFTQVRHEVPMLSLGNAFEETDMREFDRRVTEGLDLPAGDLFGGGATVEYSCEPKLDGLAVSLLYQDGVLVRGATRGDGTTGEDISVNVRTVRNIPLKLHGSGWPATLEVRGEVFMSKAGFERLNATQLEVGGKTFANPRNAAAGSLRQLDSKITANRPLEFCCYGIGQVSAEIADTHIGNLQQLKAWGMPISHELKLAQGIAECLDYYRDIGERRNALPYEIDGVVFKVNSIASQRELGFRAREPRWAIAHKFPAMEELTELLDVEFQVGRTGAVTPVARLKPVKVAGVTVANATLHNMDEVARLGLMIGDTVIIRRAGDVIPQVVQVVMERRPENARPVQIPEQCPVCGSHVERTQLIKRSKGRETVSEGAVYRCVGRLACGAQLKQAIIHFVSRRAMDIEGLGEKSVEQLVDEGLVSSPADLYALTFEQIVDLEGFAELSSKNLLGAIEDSKKPGLARFIYALGIPDVGEETAKVLARSLGSLERVQQALPQVLTYLPDVGLEVAHEIHSFFEDAHNQQVIADLLRHGLQIQDQGELGAEFSASTTLGGFLDKLHIPLVGPGGAQKLADKFGSLRAVIGADWLDMRQALPEKQANSVREFFAIEANRQLAEAAEKQLADFGMHWQSEKKVVEGLPLAGQTWVLTGSLELMSRDVAKDKLESLGAKVAGSVSAKTHCVVAGPGAGSKLTKANELGLKVLDEEAFVEFLRKHDISV; from the coding sequence ATGACCGCCGCCAAGAACCGCATTTTAGAGCTGCGCGCTGAGCTGGATCAGCACAACTATCGCTACCACGTGCTCGACGAGCCGAGCATTCCGGACGCCGAATACGACCGCTTGTTCAACGAGCTCAAGGCGCTGGAGGCGGCCAATCCCGAACTGATCACCAGCGACTCGCCGACTCAGCGAGTGGGCAGCGCGGCGCTGTCGGCGTTTACCCAGGTGCGTCACGAAGTGCCGATGCTCAGCCTCGGCAACGCCTTCGAAGAAACCGACATGCGCGAGTTCGACCGCCGGGTGACCGAAGGCCTGGATTTGCCGGCGGGCGACCTGTTCGGTGGCGGCGCGACAGTCGAGTACAGCTGTGAGCCCAAGCTCGATGGCCTGGCCGTCAGCCTGCTGTATCAGGATGGCGTGCTGGTGCGCGGCGCCACCCGTGGCGACGGTACGACTGGCGAAGACATCAGCGTCAACGTGCGCACCGTGCGCAACATCCCGCTCAAGCTGCACGGCAGCGGTTGGCCGGCGACCCTGGAAGTGCGTGGCGAAGTGTTCATGTCCAAGGCCGGTTTCGAGCGGCTCAACGCCACGCAACTGGAAGTCGGCGGCAAGACCTTCGCCAACCCGCGCAACGCCGCGGCAGGCAGTTTGCGCCAGCTGGATTCGAAGATCACCGCCAACCGTCCTCTGGAATTCTGCTGCTACGGCATCGGCCAGGTGTCGGCGGAGATTGCCGATACGCACATCGGCAACTTGCAGCAACTCAAGGCCTGGGGCATGCCGATCAGCCACGAGCTGAAACTGGCGCAGGGTATCGCCGAGTGCCTGGATTACTACCGCGACATCGGTGAGCGCCGCAACGCGCTGCCGTATGAAATCGACGGCGTGGTGTTCAAGGTCAACAGTATTGCCTCCCAGCGTGAGCTGGGCTTTCGCGCCCGCGAGCCGCGCTGGGCCATCGCCCACAAGTTTCCGGCGATGGAAGAGCTCACCGAACTGCTCGATGTGGAATTCCAGGTCGGCCGCACCGGTGCGGTGACGCCGGTGGCGCGCCTGAAGCCGGTCAAGGTTGCAGGTGTCACGGTGGCCAACGCCACGCTGCACAACATGGACGAAGTCGCGCGCCTGGGCCTGATGATCGGCGATACCGTGATCATTCGCCGTGCCGGTGACGTGATTCCGCAGGTGGTGCAGGTGGTCATGGAGCGTCGTCCGGAAAACGCCCGGCCGGTGCAGATTCCCGAGCAGTGCCCGGTGTGCGGGTCCCATGTCGAGCGCACGCAACTGATCAAGCGCAGCAAGGGCCGCGAGACGGTCAGCGAAGGCGCGGTGTACCGCTGCGTCGGCCGCCTGGCCTGTGGCGCGCAGCTCAAGCAGGCAATCATCCACTTCGTTTCCCGTCGCGCCATGGACATCGAAGGCCTGGGCGAGAAGAGCGTCGAGCAACTGGTCGACGAAGGCCTGGTGAGCTCGCCGGCCGATCTGTACGCCCTGACGTTCGAGCAGATCGTCGACCTTGAAGGCTTTGCCGAACTGTCGAGCAAGAACCTGCTCGGCGCCATTGAAGACAGCAAAAAACCGGGACTGGCGCGGTTCATCTACGCCCTCGGGATTCCCGATGTCGGCGAGGAGACGGCCAAGGTGCTGGCGCGCTCCCTGGGTTCGCTGGAGCGTGTGCAGCAGGCCTTGCCGCAGGTGCTGACGTACTTGCCGGATGTCGGGCTGGAGGTCGCGCACGAGATCCACAGCTTCTTCGAGGATGCGCATAACCAGCAGGTGATCGCTGATTTGCTCAGGCATGGTTTGCAGATTCAGGATCAGGGCGAGTTGGGCGCGGAGTTTTCGGCGAGCACCACGCTGGGTGGTTTTCTCGACAAGCTGCATATCCCCTTGGTCGGGCCGGGCGGGGCGCAAAAACTGGCGGACAAATTCGGCTCGCTGCGGGCAGTGATCGGTGCTGACTGGCTGGACATGCGTCAGGCGCTGCCGGAGAAGCAGGCCAATTCCGTGCGCGAGTTCTTTGCGATCGAGGCCAATCGCCAATTGGCCGAAGCGGCCGAGAAGCAACTGGCCGATTTCGGCATGCACTGGCAGAGCGAGAAGAAGGTCGTCGAAGGCTTGCCGCTGGCCGGGCAGACCTGGGTGCTGACCGGCTCGCTGGAACTGATGAGCCGAGATGTGGCCAAGGACAAGCTCGAAAGCCTGGGTGCCAAGGTGGCGGGCTCCGTGTCGGCCAAGACCCATTGCGTAGTTGCAGGGCCGGGTGCCGGTTCGAAGTTGACCAAGGCCAATGAGCTGGGGTTGAAAGTGCTGGATGAGGAGGCGTTTGTCGAGTTCCTGCGCAAGCACGATATTTCGGTGTGA
- a CDS encoding putative zinc-binding metallopeptidase, protein MYRFFEQLSSRIAAPFMDENSRNSKVWSCRCGQSLFFRNSQCLACSAALGYQPQQSRLSSLQPGVQTGTWLLDDDPGAGLFRRCANLDSPAACNWLLPANDHDVLCIACSLNRTIPDLSIADNHERWRKVETAKRRLVAQLVSLGLQVIPKSVDEDKGLAFDFIGVDLEGKPPTTGHANGLITLDIKEADDAHREQVRVQMHEPYRTLLGHFRHEVGHYYWDRLIANSQWLEPFRQLFGDERASYAEALERHYQQGAPLDWQQHYVSAYATMHPWEDWAETWAHYLHMMDAVDTALGFGMSAREMDFDYQPFPLDTLYDPQHPGGATFLSFVNAWIELAGMLNELSRSMGQPDFYPFVLPPAVIARLHFIHLVIQQEGGRADEVLQAQ, encoded by the coding sequence ATGTACCGCTTCTTCGAACAGCTCAGCTCGCGCATCGCCGCGCCGTTCATGGATGAGAATTCGCGCAACAGCAAGGTCTGGTCCTGTCGTTGCGGGCAGTCGCTGTTCTTTCGCAACAGCCAGTGCCTGGCCTGTTCGGCGGCGTTGGGTTATCAGCCGCAGCAGAGTCGCTTGTCCTCGCTGCAACCGGGTGTGCAAACGGGCACCTGGTTGCTGGATGACGATCCCGGGGCCGGCCTGTTTCGACGCTGCGCCAACCTCGACTCCCCGGCGGCCTGCAATTGGTTACTGCCTGCCAACGACCATGACGTCTTGTGCATTGCCTGCAGCCTCAATCGCACCATTCCTGATCTGTCGATAGCCGACAACCATGAGCGCTGGCGCAAGGTGGAAACCGCCAAGCGGCGTCTGGTCGCGCAACTGGTCAGCCTGGGGTTGCAAGTGATTCCAAAAAGCGTCGATGAAGATAAGGGCCTTGCGTTTGATTTCATCGGCGTCGACCTCGAAGGCAAGCCGCCCACCACGGGCCACGCCAATGGCCTGATCACCCTCGATATCAAGGAAGCCGACGACGCGCACCGCGAACAGGTGCGGGTGCAAATGCACGAACCCTATCGCACGTTGCTCGGGCATTTTCGTCATGAGGTCGGGCATTACTACTGGGACCGATTGATCGCCAACAGCCAATGGCTGGAACCCTTTCGCCAATTGTTCGGCGATGAACGCGCCAGCTATGCCGAAGCCCTCGAGCGGCATTATCAGCAGGGCGCACCGCTCGACTGGCAGCAGCATTACGTCAGCGCCTACGCGACCATGCACCCGTGGGAAGACTGGGCGGAAACCTGGGCGCATTACCTGCACATGATGGACGCCGTGGATACCGCGCTGGGTTTTGGCATGAGTGCGCGGGAAATGGATTTCGACTATCAGCCGTTTCCGTTGGATACCCTCTACGATCCACAGCATCCCGGTGGCGCGACGTTTCTGTCGTTCGTCAATGCGTGGATCGAACTGGCCGGCATGCTCAATGAGCTGTCACGCAGCATGGGGCAGCCCGATTTCTATCCGTTCGTCCTGCCGCCAGCCGTCATTGCCAGGCTGCACTTTATTCACCTGGTGATCCAGCAGGAGGGCGGCAGGGCGGACGAGGTGCTCCAGGCGCAATAG
- a CDS encoding substrate-binding periplasmic protein: protein MRLALGALLLISLDGVAADAPLRFAITDSWTMPMVQLERGKPTQGILYDVMLSLATQVGVPAEFHVLPRARVQNAMEHGEVDVRCYAAQSWLPHQTGDFLWSIPLFTQPDLLISRHARPAAINPADLSHQSIGTVLGYSYPTLQPLFETEQLHRDDARNQEQVLEKLLAGRNHYAVSNQWTLDWFNQRLLPAQQLRSVAVLQEQDVGCYVRNDPQVPVQRILRTLAQMKTSGEIDAIVRLYIGGEPAAADNSETTKNRPGQNPGS from the coding sequence ATGCGGCTGGCCTTGGGGGCATTGCTGTTGATAAGCCTGGATGGCGTAGCCGCTGATGCGCCGTTGCGCTTTGCGATAACCGACAGCTGGACCATGCCCATGGTGCAACTGGAACGGGGCAAACCGACCCAGGGCATCCTGTATGACGTGATGCTCAGCCTTGCGACCCAGGTTGGCGTTCCGGCCGAATTCCATGTGCTGCCCCGCGCACGGGTGCAAAACGCCATGGAACACGGCGAGGTCGATGTCCGCTGCTATGCCGCACAATCGTGGCTGCCCCACCAGACCGGCGACTTCCTCTGGAGCATCCCGCTCTTTACCCAGCCCGACCTGCTGATCAGCCGGCATGCGCGCCCCGCTGCGATCAATCCGGCGGATTTGTCGCACCAGTCCATCGGCACCGTGCTGGGCTATAGCTACCCGACCCTGCAACCGCTGTTCGAAACCGAACAGTTGCATCGCGACGACGCACGCAATCAGGAACAGGTGCTGGAAAAACTCCTCGCCGGCCGCAACCATTACGCCGTCAGCAATCAATGGACCCTGGACTGGTTCAATCAACGCCTGCTGCCGGCGCAACAGCTGCGCAGCGTGGCGGTGCTTCAGGAACAGGATGTCGGCTGCTACGTGCGCAACGACCCGCAAGTGCCGGTACAGCGCATTCTGCGCACCCTGGCACAGATGAAAACGTCCGGGGAGATCGATGCGATTGTTCGGCTGTATATCGGTGGCGAACCTGCGGCTGCCGACAATTCGGAAACGACAAAAAACCGCCCCGGACAAAATCCTGGCAGCTAG